A genomic window from Fusarium oxysporum Fo47 chromosome VIII, complete sequence includes:
- a CDS encoding uncharacterized protein (expressed protein) gives DSTSESSGDESCCEAESRQWINSTLLNDPRIQLARQHLLPVARAQLDRFFSEAIYTEPPHHEQIQQEPRIEYNWVPPTDFNTSCDNQGRASDDSFVVIPPVGSHFRYRCPFHASNPKKYPVCLIHHELYSVESVINHVKRHHARPPYCPRCSNTFETVSKCDRHILERRCRTKSLKIPDGVNFYQTNRLSKKDNTQLSSKRRWERIYKIVFPVAESCPSPYLDSGVGLAVSMARDFWREQGREVVSEFLAGQNWLSFGLGDDAHA, from the coding sequence GACAGTACTAGTGAAAGCTCAGGTGACGAATCCTGTTGCGAGGCCGAGTCTAGGCAATGGATCAATAGCACATTGCTTAATGACCCCAGGATTCAACTTGCGAGACAGCATTTACTACCAGTGGCTCGTGCACAGCTTGACAGATTCTTCTCGGAAGCGATATACACCGAGCCACCGCACCACGAACAGATACAACAAGAGCCCAGAATTGAATACAATTGGGTGCCTCCAACGGACTTCAATACAAGTTGCGATAACCAGGGTCGCGCTAGTGACGATTCCTTTGTTGTTATACCACCAGTAGGAAGTCACTTCCGCTACCGATGTCCCTTTCACGCTTCGAACCCAAAGAAATATCCTGTCTGTCTGATTCATCACGAACTGTATTCTGTTGAGAGTGTGATAAATCATGTCAAACGGCATCACGCTCGGCCACCTTACTGCCCAAGGTGCTCAAATACCTTTGAGACTGTGTCGAAATGCGACAGGCAtatcttggagagaagatgCAGAACCAAGTCTCTCAAAATACCAGACGGTGTCAATTTCTACCAGACAAACAGACTTTCGAAGAAAGACAATACCCAACTATCTAGCAAACGGCGCTGGGAGCGTATATACAAGATAGTCTTCCCAGTGGCTGAAAGTTGTCCCTCGCCATATTTGGATAGTGGGGTTGGGCTGGCTGTGTCGATGGCACGAGACTTTTGGAGAGAACAAGGAAGAGAGGTGGTATCTGAGTTCTTGGCGGGTCAGAATTGGCTGTCATTCGGCCTAGGAGATGATGCACATGCT